Proteins encoded within one genomic window of Populus trichocarpa isolate Nisqually-1 unplaced genomic scaffold, P.trichocarpa_v4.1 scaffold_502, whole genome shotgun sequence:
- the LOC7464045 gene encoding dolichyl-diphosphooligosaccharide--protein glycosyltransferase 48 kDa subunit, producing MVIDHISYAVSDTEGDHTLIACFINSKAPVLFEGVAHTVNAANSLVLKVISASPAACSANPKSAMSSPPELTGSAISLISGVQKPGSSTKHVKSGNEQFLTELNKWIFHDGGHLKAVEVRHHEVGEADEPAIYRIKDELEYSVEIYVWSGASCEPYVADDVQVQFYMMSPYVLKTLSTDTKGLYFTSFKVPDVYGVFQFKMECQRLGCSSLSLSKQVIKFLLLLHG from the exons ATGGTTATAGATCATATTAGCTATGCGGTGTCGGATACTGAAGGAGATCATACATTGATTGcttgttttattaattctaaG GCTCCTGTGCTTTTTGAAGGGGTTGCACATACGGTAAATGCTGCAAATAGCTTG GTATTAAAAGTTATTTCGGCTTCTCCAGCTGCATGTTCTGCTAACCCCAAGTCTGCGATGTCAAGTCCTCCAGAACTCACTGGTTCTGCAATCTCTTTA ATCTCTGGGGTGCAGAAGCCAGGGAGCTCAACCAA ACATGTGAAATCCGGAAATGAGCAGTTCTTGACTGAACTCAACAAATGGATTTTCCATGATGGAGGTCATCTTAAG GCTGTAGAAGTAAGACACCACGAAGTTGGGGAAGCTGATGAACCTGCAATTTACAGGATCAAAGATGAATTG GAATACTCTGTTGAAATATATGTGTGGTCTGGAGCAAGCTGTGAACCATATGTGGCAGATGATGTTCAAGTGCAGTTTTACATGATGAGCCCCTATGTTTTGAAAACCTTGTCAACAGATACAAAA GGTCTGTATTTCACATCTTTCAAGGTTCCAGATGTGTATGGGGTTTTCCAGTTCAAGATGGAGTGCCAAAGACTTGGTTGTTCAAGCTTATCCCTATCAAAGCAGGTAATTAAATTTCTTCTCCTACTTCATGGTTAG